The Primulina tabacum isolate GXHZ01 chromosome 1, ASM2559414v2, whole genome shotgun sequence genome contains the following window.
aataaacaagccaaaaataaacataaatattaagGTTAAAACATTTCAAATAATCACTTAAACACTACTCGTCTCGTTGCTTTAGACGCAAATTTTTCAATTAAGTTTGAATAATCATGATTTCCAATTCTTTACACACTCCTTCAGGTTTGGATTATATGTTGATAATTTTTAACTAGCCAAGTAAAgcaaaaagatgtgaagaaaccCAATGAtttaatgaaaatatcaaatggTTGGAGTGATGTAGATATTTTAGACgtcttaatttttattttttttaatcttctCTCGCATAATATGACAATCATTTCTATATACTTTGTTCGCTTGGGAAAAAACTGGGTTTGAGACAGTATGCACCGCCACTTGATTGTCACAATATAGATTGACAGAATGTGGATGTTGAAAACCCGGCCAAATCATACAAAGACATGTTTTTACCAAGTAATCTCACATTATGCTAACTTATGGTGTAATGATATAAATACATGTACACTTGAAAAATAGTCAGAAGTTCGATTCTCTCACCAACACTTTCTCGGGCAAGCCTGTCGTATTTGACTTGTATAATGTTATTTACCTGACTAGCATGGTTTGCAGGATATTGCGTTAGTCCGAAAGTTTACCCCGTGCACACCAAATGACAGCAGCAGTAGATTCACAtgtcataaaaaaatatgagtTCAAATTGAGGTTAAAACAAAAATCTATCACCTAATAAAAGAAATTAGTTAGAATAAGTCGATCCATATTGGAAAacaagttcatattttttattattattttgaaaatataacaaACCGCCCAATAACTAAAATATCCCAGAAAGTTGGCATTTCTCTTCTCGTGACCCTATTTTGGTTGCTGGCTAGTTTCCATGCAAATACACCTAACGAGTGTTCCCTTTCTTGCTAACGGTTacggcaaaaatttgtgtgacatagtctcaaagtttgtattttgtgagacggatatctaatttgggtcatccatgtaaaagtattattttttatgctaagagtattattttttattgtgaatatgggtaatgttgatccgtctcacagataaagattcgtgagaccgtctcacaaaagacccaCTCAAAAGATACTACCATTCAATTTCAAGAAAACACCAAAAAGTGCTCGTTTTATAGCTTACATTATATTCAAAGTAAATGGTCCAGTCAAGTCAATGCCCAGTTGATCTTCGTTTCCAATTATTATTTGTAAAACCGTGTACAACAAACTTGCATGTGATCCATTTCTCAATTCTTCCGCGTAATCTATAtaacaatttatttatatatattcgCATTAACTTCAATACTTTCAAAACAGAAAAACCGCAGATGGGATTTTCTTGGTTTTTGTTCCACTTCGTTCTCCACATTTCTTTGTATCCAATAATTTCATCTGCGAATGGAAATTCAAACTTAATTCAAGAAACTTGCAAAAAAACCAAGTACTACGATCTCTGCGTATCGTTGCTCGAATCCGATATGTCGGGTCCAAAATCAGACACTAAAGAATTGGCCGTGATCATGATAAGGTATGGGATAGCCAATGCCACGGACACAAACTCTTACCTCTCGAAGCAAATTCAAGGTGTGGAAAATGACACAGTCATTATGAAGACAGCCATGAGAGAATGTGCAGACAAGTATGCTTCTGCAAATGGTGCACTCCAAAATTCACTCGAAGTATTGAGTGTAAACATGTATGATTATGCATATTTGCATGTAATGGCAGCCGGGGAATACCCGAATGGTTGTCGAAACGCCTTCAACCGGTGGCCCGGGATGTGTTATCCGTCTGAGCTTGCTGTGAGGGAAGATGGATTGAAGCGTATTTGTGATGTTGTTTTAGGGATTATTGATAGCCTTGATTGGTGATATGGTCTCCTTGTTTAAGCTTTCAAGTTTTTGGCTTTGCTTTTTTGGGGGAAAAAAGATGTATTGTAGGATAAAATTTTAATGAGTCTTATTTATAAATTTCCGTCGCAATGTAAATCAATATTCCCTAAAATTTGAGCTAATATTAGTTTATATTGTGATATTGTTCGTGGGAAGTTttctatttgaattttttttatgatgtaTTCTTTGGAAAATTGATGGAGCATGCATAGTGGGAAATGGTTCATTTGACTATGTTCTAAAACTGATTTTCCTGAAATTCCAATGAAAAAGGGAACTAAAACTCTTTGGATATATAGTTCTGTTTTTGTGCTTTTGATCGTTTGTCGAACCAATTTGAACtagaattaatttttattttttcaaattttaataatccaaaaataaaaaactataattaaaatttattataaacctaTAAGATGGATAGatccaatttatatatatatatatatataatatataaatatatacatatatatgtgtgtattttTTTTTGGCATCTCTATTGCCAGTATTGAATTATTAAGCTAAGTAAGAACTTTTGATTTCCTTTTGACCGTGTATTTCAGCAATGAGTCGACTCACAGCATGCCACGACGAGCCCCCCTCCGCCGCCGCTCTCTTGGCGGCTTCCGCCACACCCTTGGCCACCTTCTTCAAAGCTTTTCCATTCTCACATTCCATCAACTTAATCACTGAACTTTTCAAATTCTCATTTGTCACAAATCCGTTCGATGTTCCATCATCTGTACCGACCACCCTTAAACCAATTTTAATCTCTTCCACCAACATCTTCGCATTAAATCTTTGTTCGGCCATCATCGGC
Protein-coding sequences here:
- the LOC142516349 gene encoding cell wall / vacuolar inhibitor of fructosidase 2-like, encoding MGFSWFLFHFVLHISLYPIISSANGNSNLIQETCKKTKYYDLCVSLLESDMSGPKSDTKELAVIMIRYGIANATDTNSYLSKQIQGVENDTVIMKTAMRECADKYASANGALQNSLEVLSVNMYDYAYLHVMAAGEYPNGCRNAFNRWPGMCYPSELAVREDGLKRICDVVLGIIDSLDW